Proteins co-encoded in one Bacillus paramycoides genomic window:
- a CDS encoding ArsR/SmtB family transcription factor: MSQNQFECRISEEDVQMLRALAHPLRLRLVMELMQRGTCNVTQLQEVLEIPQSTVSQHLTKLKQNKVVRFERRGLEVYYQIHNDKVSEVVKTLFS; this comes from the coding sequence ATGAGCCAAAATCAATTCGAATGTCGTATTTCAGAAGAAGATGTACAAATGTTAAGAGCGTTAGCGCATCCGTTGCGTCTACGTCTAGTAATGGAACTAATGCAACGTGGAACTTGTAATGTAACACAATTACAGGAAGTGTTAGAAATTCCACAATCAACTGTTTCGCAACATTTAACGAAATTAAAACAAAATAAAGTAGTACGCTTTGAACGACGAGGGTTAGAAGTGTATTATCAAATTCATAATGATAAAGTAAGTGAAGTAGTAAAAACATTATTTTCTTAA
- a CDS encoding acid-soluble spore protein H, with protein sequence MDVKRVKQILSSSSRIDVTYEGVPVWIESCDEQSGVAQVYDVSNPAESVHVNVTALEEK encoded by the coding sequence ATGGATGTAAAACGTGTGAAACAAATTTTATCTTCTTCAAGTAGAATTGACGTTACATATGAGGGCGTACCAGTATGGATTGAGAGCTGTGACGAGCAGAGTGGAGTTGCTCAAGTGTATGATGTATCTAATCCTGCAGAAAGCGTTCACGTGAACGTGACGGCTTTAGAGGAGAAGTAA